The Catenulispora sp. EB89 sequence GTCGTCGTCGTACGGGAAGCCGTACTGGGCGCCGTTGATCGCGTTCTGGTGCCAGAACTGTGCGTAGTAGTTGGCCGGCGCGGCCTGGTAGAAGTTCGCCGGGTTGGACTGCTGCGCCGCCGGCAGCTGCGCGACGTGCCGGTTCAGGCCGGCGCACAGCTGGGGGTTGTTCGCCATGGTGCCGCCGCACCCGAAGATCTGCGCGGTGGAATCGCTGGTGTCGCCGTTGGCTGCGGCGTAGCTCTGGAAGTAGTTCGCGTAGGCGCCGCCGGTCTGGAACGCCTTGTCGTTGCCCGGCGACGGGATGCCGTACGGCGCCTGGTCGGTCGCCAGTTCCTTGAACTCGGTCGGCACCGAGCTCTGGAACCGGCTGAAGGTCGCCGCCCGGGATTCCTGGAACGTGGCGTAGTTCTCGCCGACCTGCTGGTTGGATCCGTCGTGGCCGTGCAGCAGCAGGGCCAGCTTCAGGCCGAACCGGTCGACGCGGGTGGTGTCCACGTTGATGAAGGTCGTGCCGACGGTGAACTCGATGAAGTCGTAGTACGGGCCGTTCGGCGTGCCGAGGTAGAAGTACATCCGGCCGGCCGAGTTCGCCGGCATGTCGACGTACGGCTGCTGGGCGATCGACTTGGTCTGGCCGTTGAAGCTCCAGAAGACCTGGCTGTCGGGGTACTGGCCGTTGGTCTGGTTGACGATCGACAGTTCCAGCACGTGGGTCGCCGGCGGAATGGCCGACGTGTTACCCCAGAACGCCGGCGGCGGAGCGCCGCCGGTGCCGCTGGTGCCCACGGTCCAGCTGAAGGTCGTGCTCCCCGACGCGCCGGTGGTGTCCCTGGCGGTGACCGTCACCGTGGAGCTGCCCGCCGTCGTCGCCGTGCCGGTGATCAGTCCGGTGCCGCTGATGGACAGTCCGGCCGGCAGGC is a genomic window containing:
- a CDS encoding beta-1,3-glucanase family protein is translated as MSSASIARAARRPRNRPRSRPRSRPLTIVLAVLALVAGLALSQPGAPKAAAATCDTGTDLALNHPATASSQENASFPAADAFDGNLNTRWSSQFSDPQWVQVDLGSVQSLCQVALHWETAYGKAFQIQTSTDGASWTTVSSTTTGTGGTQTLNVSGSGRYVRMYGTARGTQWDYSLWEFQVFGTGSGTGDAVTVTDPGNQTTATGSSVSLQIQATDSASGQTLSYSAAGLPAGLSISGTGLITGTATTAGSSTVTVTARDTTGASGSTTFSWTVGTSGTGGAPPPAFWGNTSAIPPATHVLELSIVNQTNGQYPDSQVFWSFNGQTKSIAQQPYVDMPANSAGRMYFYLGTPNGPYYDFIEFTVGTTFINVDTTRVDRFGLKLALLLHGHDGSNQQVGENYATFQESRAATFSRFQSSVPTEFKELATDQAPYGIPSPGNDKAFQTGGAYANYFQSYAAANGDTSDSTAQIFGCGGTMANNPQLCAGLNRHVAQLPAAQQSNPANFYQAAPANYYAQFWHQNAINGAQYGFPYDDDAGQSSDISVTNPQYMVVAVGW